From Nicotiana tabacum cultivar K326 chromosome 15, ASM71507v2, whole genome shotgun sequence, the proteins below share one genomic window:
- the LOC142169616 gene encoding uncharacterized protein LOC142169616, whose amino-acid sequence MVTLKNQLETYFVDVHDVDERFSNLQGLVDLSETLVKTKKHLNYPFVFHLVKFSLLLPVAIATVERTFSVMKLIKSELRNRMNDEFMSGCLVPYVERKIFSTISDETIMNTLQEMKTHRGQL is encoded by the coding sequence ATGGTTACACTCAAGAATCAACTTGAAACTTATTTtgttgatgttcatgatgttgaTGAAAGGTTCTCAAATCTACAAGGACTTGTTGATCTTTCTGAAACACTAGTTAAGACAAAGAAGCATTTGAATTATCCATTTGTATTTCACCTTGTGAAATTTTCTTTGCTTCTACCAGTTGCCATTGCTACAGTTGAAAGAACTTTCTCGGTGATGAAGTTGATCAAGAGTGAGTTGCGAAACCGAATGAATGATGAATTCATGAGCGGTTGTTTGGTACCTTatgtagaaagaaaaatatttagcaCCATTTCTGATGAGACTATTATGAATACGCTTCAGGAAATGAAAACTCATAGAGGACAGTTGtaa
- the LOC107820506 gene encoding uncharacterized protein LOC107820506 — MGKLETDRGLNQELGLARAADTRWGSHYKSFKSFVSMFGSNIDVLDTIVVDARTLEERAKAKGYLSTCQTFEVAFMLHLMRDVLGITNELNTSLQKKEQDIANAILLVEVAKKRLQKLREEECDSLIDKVSAFCVKYNILIPNFDDFYVNSGRSRRKVADYTILHHYHVDIFFKIIDWQVQELNARFNEVTTNLLVGVACLNPVDSFSSFDINKILMMTE, encoded by the coding sequence ATGGGTAAACTTGAAACTGATAGGGGTTTGAATCAAGAACTTGGTCTTGCCAGAGCTGCCGATACTCGTTGGGGTTCGCACTACAAATCCTTTAAGAGCTTTGTTTCTATGTTTGGCTCAAATATTGATGTTCTTGATACTATCGTTGTTGATGCCCGGACTTTAGAAGAAAGAGCTAAGGCAAAGGGATATCTTAGCACTTGTCAAACATTTGAGGTTGCTTTCATGTTGCACCTAATGAGAGATGTTTTGGGGATCACAAATGAGCTTAATACATCCTTACAAAAAAAGGAGCAAGATATTGCAAATGCTATTCTACTTGTTGAAGTGGCAAAGAAACGGTTGCAAAAGCTAAGAGAAGAAGAATGTGATTCACTTATTGATAAGGTGTCTGCATTTTGTGTCAAGTATAATATTTTGATACCAAACTTTGATGACTTCTATGTTAACTCCGGAAGATCTCGACGTAAAGTTGCTGATTATACTATTTTACATCACTAtcatgttgatatattttttAAGATTATTGATTGGCAAGTTCAAGAACTCAATGCTCGTTTTAATGAGGTGACAACGAACTTGCTTGTTGGAGTAGCTTGCTTAAATCCAGTTGATTCATTTTCCAGTTTTGACATAAACAAGATATTGATGATGACTGAATAA